A stretch of Crossiella cryophila DNA encodes these proteins:
- a CDS encoding cytochrome P450, whose amino-acid sequence MIRHMLAMWRDPYRELQRLHRENGPVTKVGAPLRLTYLLGPEANRFVFANSEMFRWREAFKVLIPVSGETGLIVSDGEPHRRRRRLVQPAFHHRQVQGHAELMRANADAELDTWRPGQVVDVYQAFRTVVRRSTIQALFGPHLAADEPELGRLLQIGLSLVERPPLVQQLSPLARRRAARARAEVAERVRGEIARRGRDTAAGDVLAMLVAARDEDGSTLTETEIVDQVISLIAAGYETTSAAMAWVILELARDPAAWARARTSADYREWAVTEALRLYPPAVISARKPVRAFDFAGQRISADGLVVISPYVTHRLPELYPDPLRFDPDRWDPDRPGFRRPGPPEFLPFGGGVHRCIGASFAMVELTALLDRLVQRAELDPPAGPVRPITLTAMRPRGGLRLRVRSVD is encoded by the coding sequence GTGATCAGGCACATGCTGGCCATGTGGCGCGATCCCTACCGTGAGCTGCAACGCCTGCACCGGGAGAACGGGCCGGTCACCAAGGTCGGCGCGCCGTTGCGGCTGACCTATCTACTGGGGCCGGAGGCCAACCGGTTCGTCTTCGCCAACTCGGAGATGTTCCGCTGGCGGGAGGCCTTCAAGGTGCTGATCCCGGTCAGCGGGGAGACCGGGCTGATCGTCAGCGACGGGGAACCGCACCGGCGTCGGCGGCGCCTCGTCCAGCCCGCCTTCCACCACCGGCAGGTGCAGGGGCACGCCGAGCTGATGCGGGCCAACGCCGACGCCGAGCTGGACACCTGGCGACCCGGCCAGGTGGTCGACGTCTACCAGGCCTTTCGCACCGTGGTGCGGCGCAGCACCATCCAGGCCCTGTTCGGTCCGCACCTGGCCGCCGACGAACCAGAGTTGGGCAGGCTGCTGCAGATCGGGTTGTCGCTGGTGGAACGCCCGCCGCTGGTCCAGCAGCTCTCGCCGCTGGCCAGGCGGCGCGCGGCCAGGGCGAGGGCCGAGGTGGCCGAGCGGGTACGCGGGGAGATCGCCCGCCGCGGCCGGGACACCGCGGCCGGGGACGTGCTGGCCATGCTGGTCGCGGCCAGGGACGAGGACGGCTCCACGCTGACCGAGACCGAGATCGTGGACCAGGTGATCAGCCTGATCGCGGCCGGGTACGAGACCACCAGCGCCGCCATGGCCTGGGTGATCCTCGAACTGGCCAGGGACCCGGCGGCCTGGGCGCGGGCCAGGACCTCCGCCGACTACCGGGAGTGGGCGGTCACCGAGGCGTTGCGGCTGTACCCGCCCGCGGTGATCAGCGCCCGCAAACCGGTGCGCGCCTTCGACTTCGCCGGTCAGCGGATCAGCGCCGACGGCCTGGTGGTGATCAGCCCGTACGTCACCCACCGGCTGCCCGAGCTGTACCCGGACCCGCTGCGCTTCGACCCGGACCGCTGGGACCCGGACCGCCCCGGCTTCCGCAGGCCGGGGCCGCCCGAGTTCCTGCCCTTCGGCGGTGGCGTGCACCGCTGCATCGGCGCGAGTTTCGCCATGGTGGAGCTGACCGCGTTGCTGGACCGGCTGGTGCAACGCGCCGAACTGGACCCGCCCGCCGGGCCGGTCCGCCCGATCACCCTGACCGCGATGCGGCCCAGGGGCGGGCTGCGGCTGCGGGTCCGGTCAGTGGACTAG
- a CDS encoding zinc-dependent alcohol dehydrogenase family protein, whose product MSGVGRVRAAVLREIGAAGPYAESQPLQVVELGLDGPGPGELLVRVRAAGLCHSDLSVINGSRPRPVPMVLGHEAAGEIVEVGPETSGFAPGDHIVLSFVPACGYCPRCLGGRPALCEPGAVANRGGHLLSGARRWRDAGGEQPFHHLGVSAFAEYTVVSARSAVLVPKELPFETAALFGCAVLTGAGAAIHSARIEPGERVAVFGLGGVGLAAVLGALVAGAGQLVAVDLVEGKRSLAAELGASDTVVGGPDAVAAVRELTGGGADKVIDTTGSVRVLEQAYAATRAGGTTVTVGLPHPDHQLTLPALSLVAEERTLRGSYLGSSVPGRDIPRFIALHAAGRLPVHRLLSHRLTLDEINTGFDRLACGEAVRQVVTL is encoded by the coding sequence ATGAGTGGAGTCGGTCGGGTTCGGGCCGCGGTGTTGCGGGAGATCGGGGCCGCTGGGCCGTACGCGGAATCCCAGCCCCTGCAAGTCGTCGAGCTGGGTCTGGACGGTCCCGGGCCCGGTGAGCTGCTGGTACGCGTCCGCGCCGCCGGGCTCTGCCACTCCGACCTCTCGGTGATCAACGGCTCCCGGCCGCGACCGGTGCCCATGGTGCTCGGGCACGAGGCCGCCGGGGAGATCGTCGAGGTGGGGCCGGAGACCTCCGGGTTCGCGCCGGGCGATCACATCGTGCTGTCCTTCGTGCCCGCCTGCGGTTACTGCCCGCGCTGCCTGGGCGGACGGCCCGCGTTGTGCGAGCCGGGGGCGGTGGCCAATCGGGGTGGCCATCTGCTCAGCGGGGCTCGGCGGTGGCGGGACGCTGGTGGCGAGCAGCCGTTTCACCACCTCGGGGTGTCCGCCTTCGCCGAATACACCGTGGTCTCGGCGCGGTCCGCGGTGCTGGTGCCCAAGGAACTGCCGTTCGAGACCGCCGCGTTGTTCGGGTGTGCGGTGCTGACGGGGGCGGGGGCGGCCATTCACTCGGCGCGGATCGAGCCGGGGGAGCGGGTCGCGGTGTTCGGGCTTGGCGGGGTTGGGCTGGCGGCGGTACTCGGTGCGCTGGTGGCGGGGGCCGGGCAGTTGGTCGCCGTGGATCTGGTGGAGGGCAAGCGGAGCCTCGCCGCCGAGCTGGGGGCCAGTGACACTGTGGTGGGTGGGCCGGACGCGGTCGCCGCGGTGCGGGAGCTGACCGGGGGTGGCGCGGACAAGGTCATCGACACCACCGGCAGCGTGCGGGTCCTCGAACAGGCCTACGCGGCCACCCGCGCCGGGGGCACCACGGTCACCGTCGGCCTGCCGCACCCCGACCACCAGCTCACCCTGCCCGCGCTCAGCCTGGTCGCCGAGGAACGCACCCTGCGCGGCAGCTACCTCGGCTCCAGCGTGCCGGGCCGGGACATCCCGCGCTTCATCGCACTGCACGCCGCCGGGCGCCTGCCGGTGCACCGGCTGCTCAGCCACCGGCTCACCCTGGACGAGATCAACACCGGCTTCGACCGGCTGGCCTGCGGCGAGGCCGTGCGCCAGGTGGTGACCTTGTGA
- a CDS encoding LacI family DNA-binding transcriptional regulator has protein sequence MARATLRAVAEATGLHISTVARVLNGTAQVTADTEARVRAAADRLGYIRNEYAASLRTQRTRILGVLVPTLTDYVLAAIYEGIQEAALSRGYRTFVTNTHDSAEQHESALAALLSSRVDGLIVGDARLDDEGLDRLVQDKSPFVLVSRRCANHPSVTCDDEAGGALAARHLLDGGHTGIAVLAGQPYASTCADRTTGFRRACAEAGHPVPEELIAHSGYDSAGGYLAMDRVLRTGRPVTAAFAVNDEAAIGAMGALRDHGRRIGEDFALVGFNDIPMVSALTVPLTTVRSPMREMGRTAVARLLDQLDGGSAESARLRPELVVRASSPARPDQALAHRRGEHSEH, from the coding sequence GTGGCGCGGGCGACCCTGCGGGCAGTGGCCGAGGCCACCGGACTGCACATCTCGACCGTGGCGCGGGTGCTCAACGGCACCGCCCAGGTCACCGCGGACACCGAGGCGCGGGTGCGGGCGGCGGCGGACCGGCTCGGCTACATCCGCAACGAGTACGCGGCCAGCCTGCGCACCCAGCGCACCCGGATCCTGGGGGTGCTGGTGCCGACGCTGACCGACTACGTGCTGGCCGCGATCTACGAGGGCATCCAGGAGGCCGCGCTCTCCCGCGGTTACCGGACCTTCGTGACCAACACGCACGACTCCGCCGAGCAGCACGAGTCCGCGCTGGCCGCGCTGCTGTCCTCCCGGGTGGACGGGCTGATCGTGGGCGACGCCCGGCTGGACGATGAGGGACTCGACCGGCTGGTGCAGGACAAGTCCCCGTTCGTGCTGGTCAGCCGCCGTTGCGCGAACCACCCCTCGGTGACTTGCGACGACGAGGCGGGTGGCGCGCTGGCCGCCCGGCATCTCCTCGACGGCGGGCACACCGGGATCGCGGTGCTGGCCGGGCAGCCCTACGCCAGCACCTGCGCCGACCGCACCACCGGCTTCCGCCGCGCCTGCGCCGAAGCGGGCCACCCGGTGCCGGAGGAACTGATCGCGCACAGCGGCTACGACTCCGCGGGCGGCTACCTGGCCATGGACCGCGTGTTGCGCACCGGGCGCCCGGTGACCGCCGCGTTCGCGGTCAACGACGAGGCCGCGATCGGCGCGATGGGCGCGCTGCGCGATCACGGCCGCCGGATCGGCGAGGACTTCGCGCTGGTCGGCTTCAACGACATCCCGATGGTCTCCGCGCTGACCGTCCCGCTGACCACGGTGCGCTCGCCGATGCGGGAGATGGGCCGGACCGCGGTGGCCCGGCTGCTGGACCAGCTCGACGGCGGCTCGGCCGAGTCCGCCCGGCTGCGACCCGAGCTGGTGGTGCGCGCCTCCAGCCCGGCCCGCCCTGATCAGGCACTGGCCCACCGGCGAGGGGAACACAGTGAGCACTGA
- a CDS encoding acyl-CoA thioesterase, whose amino-acid sequence MRDGYVRWLTIPTRWGDNDVYGHVNNVVYYAFMDTAINNYLIAEGGLDIHGGANIGLCVQSSCEFRAPLAFPEPVEAGLRVAHLGRSSVRYEIGLFAPGTDTPAAEGTFTHVFVNRHTRRPAEITTPLRPALEKLLRP is encoded by the coding sequence ATGCGCGACGGATACGTGCGGTGGCTGACCATCCCCACCCGATGGGGCGACAACGACGTGTACGGGCACGTGAACAACGTCGTCTACTACGCCTTCATGGACACCGCGATCAACAACTACCTGATCGCCGAGGGCGGCCTGGACATCCACGGCGGCGCGAACATCGGTCTGTGCGTGCAGTCCAGCTGCGAGTTCCGCGCGCCACTGGCCTTCCCGGAGCCGGTGGAGGCCGGGCTGCGAGTGGCGCACCTCGGCCGGTCCAGCGTGCGGTACGAGATCGGCCTGTTCGCCCCCGGCACGGACACACCGGCGGCCGAGGGCACCTTCACCCACGTCTTCGTCAACCGCCACACCCGCCGCCCCGCCGAAATCACCACCCCCCTCCGCCCAGCCCTAGAAAAACTCCTCCGCCCCTAG
- a CDS encoding carboxylesterase/lipase family protein: protein MSTDRTVVDTATGTVRGLDLDGVLAWRGLPYAEPPLGELRHRPPQPVQAWTGVRGARRFAARAMQPVLPAMPAPVPVPTPAAMDEPSRISENCLYLNVCAPVTPGPHPVLVWLHGGGYVVGAGPENVGDGDTFARRDDLVVVTLNYRLGAFGFLNLGETHPHAANGGLLDQIAALRWVRDNIAAFGGDPGRVTIAGNSAGAKSVANLMSAPAATGLFHRVISQSGGGDHVAAEEVSAALAARLLGLLGVPANRVSQVPAAELLAAQTELSPFGRGLWVWRPTVDGSVLPEVPVRRIADGSAAGVPLLAGSNAEESALYLALDPWAGDRAPQVLAAAFGETGAQEVLSAYRANRPAASTREVNAAVMTDERYGVPTVRLLDAQSRHAPVWRFRFAAAAPWLSPMLAAAHGTEMPYVWAHGAERRGSPLNTDSVAAGLSADMHARWAAFARTGSPQLPDQPEWPGYTETERATWIFDEQRGAVTDPGAAERKVWDGRTWASGTWFD from the coding sequence GTGAGCACTGACCGCACCGTTGTCGACACCGCCACCGGCACCGTCCGCGGCCTTGACCTCGACGGCGTGCTGGCCTGGCGCGGCCTGCCCTATGCCGAACCGCCGCTGGGTGAACTGCGGCACCGCCCGCCGCAACCCGTGCAGGCATGGACCGGGGTGCGCGGCGCGCGCCGTTTCGCCGCCCGCGCCATGCAGCCGGTGCTGCCCGCGATGCCCGCCCCGGTGCCGGTGCCGACCCCGGCGGCCATGGACGAACCCAGCCGGATCAGCGAGAACTGCCTGTACCTCAACGTGTGCGCGCCGGTGACCCCCGGCCCGCACCCGGTGCTGGTGTGGCTGCACGGCGGTGGGTACGTGGTCGGGGCCGGGCCGGAGAACGTCGGCGACGGCGACACCTTCGCCCGCCGGGACGACCTGGTCGTGGTCACCCTCAACTACCGGCTGGGCGCCTTCGGTTTCCTCAACCTCGGCGAGACGCACCCGCACGCGGCCAACGGCGGGCTGCTGGACCAGATCGCCGCGCTGCGCTGGGTGCGGGACAACATCGCCGCGTTCGGCGGCGATCCGGGCCGGGTGACCATCGCGGGCAACTCCGCGGGCGCCAAGAGCGTGGCCAACCTGATGTCCGCGCCGGCCGCGACCGGGCTGTTCCACCGGGTGATCTCGCAGAGCGGCGGCGGCGACCACGTGGCGGCCGAGGAGGTCAGCGCCGCGCTGGCGGCCCGGCTGCTGGGCCTGCTCGGGGTGCCTGCCAACCGGGTCAGCCAGGTGCCTGCCGCCGAACTGCTGGCCGCGCAGACCGAGCTGAGCCCGTTCGGCCGTGGCCTGTGGGTGTGGCGGCCCACCGTGGACGGTTCGGTGCTGCCCGAGGTGCCGGTGCGCCGGATCGCGGACGGCTCGGCCGCCGGGGTGCCGCTGCTGGCGGGCAGCAACGCCGAGGAGTCCGCGCTGTACCTGGCGCTGGACCCGTGGGCAGGCGACCGGGCGCCGCAGGTGCTCGCCGCGGCCTTCGGTGAGACCGGCGCGCAGGAGGTGCTTTCGGCCTATCGGGCCAACCGGCCCGCCGCCTCCACCAGGGAGGTCAACGCCGCGGTGATGACCGACGAGCGCTACGGCGTGCCCACGGTGCGGTTGCTGGACGCGCAGAGCAGGCACGCGCCGGTGTGGCGGTTCCGCTTCGCCGCCGCCGCGCCCTGGCTGTCCCCGATGCTGGCCGCCGCGCACGGGACCGAGATGCCCTACGTGTGGGCGCACGGCGCCGAACGCCGGGGCAGTCCGCTGAACACCGATTCAGTCGCGGCCGGGCTGTCCGCGGACATGCACGCGCGCTGGGCCGCCTTCGCCCGCACCGGCTCACCCCAGCTGCCGGATCAGCCGGAATGGCCCGGCTACACCGAGACCGAGCGGGCCACCTGGATCTTCGACGAGCAGCGCGGGGCGGTGACCGATCCGGGCGCGGCCGAGCGCAAGGTGTGGGATGGCCGCACCTGGGCCTCGGGCACCTGGTTCGACTAG
- a CDS encoding DUF4360 domain-containing protein codes for MMAAVGAAFALITSFTPAAFADESVPPPTGKITIDLLTVNGSGCPLGTAAVAVSQDNTAFTVTYSEYLAQVGVGAKPTDMRKNCQLNMRVNVPSGFTYAIAQADYRGYANLAAGAKGTERANYYFQGMSPTAFISHNYNGPYDDNWQSTDKVDIASLVYAPCGEKRNFNINTELRVDKGTSNPLTTTSFMAMDSTDGAINTTYHFAWQKCPKPWRPW; via the coding sequence ATGATGGCTGCTGTCGGCGCGGCATTTGCGTTAATCACTTCGTTTACCCCTGCGGCATTTGCCGACGAGTCCGTGCCTCCGCCCACCGGGAAAATCACCATCGATCTGCTCACGGTGAACGGGTCGGGCTGCCCGCTCGGCACGGCCGCAGTGGCCGTCTCCCAGGACAACACTGCGTTCACCGTCACCTACAGCGAGTACCTCGCGCAGGTGGGTGTCGGCGCCAAGCCGACCGACATGCGCAAGAACTGCCAACTGAACATGCGTGTCAACGTGCCCTCCGGGTTCACCTACGCCATCGCGCAGGCGGACTATCGTGGGTACGCCAACCTCGCGGCCGGCGCCAAGGGCACCGAGCGCGCCAACTACTACTTCCAGGGAATGTCGCCCACGGCCTTTATCAGCCACAACTACAACGGGCCGTACGACGACAACTGGCAGTCGACGGACAAGGTCGATATCGCCTCCCTGGTCTACGCCCCCTGCGGCGAAAAACGCAACTTCAACATCAATACCGAGCTGCGCGTGGACAAGGGCACCTCGAATCCCTTGACCACGACCAGCTTCATGGCGATGGACTCCACCGATGGGGCCATCAACACCACGTATCACTTCGCCTGGCAGAAGTGCCCGAAGCCGTGGCGGCCGTGGTGA
- a CDS encoding MmyB family transcriptional regulator has product MPVRDRHGELRDFLRSRRARLTPADVGLPAIAGALRLAEPERAHLYRLAGLNPPESAAGTVAVDPAHQRLLAGWLPNPAYLLDRHWNFLALNTAAREVFGYRPGLAHNCLITFFTSADCRVRWPGWVPAAADMVADFRAQSARFPDDARFAELAADLAGVSPEFAELWARHEVWERSQGSKTVLTLPELPGTRLILHLPAAGTATADRLSQVLAAPVSADSG; this is encoded by the coding sequence ATGCCTGTCCGGGACCGGCACGGCGAACTCCGGGACTTCCTGCGCTCCCGCCGGGCCCGCCTCACCCCCGCTGACGTGGGCTTACCAGCCATCGCCGGCGCGCTGCGGCTGGCCGAGCCCGAGCGCGCGCACCTGTACCGGCTGGCCGGGCTGAACCCGCCCGAGTCGGCGGCCGGGACGGTGGCGGTGGATCCGGCGCACCAGCGGTTGCTGGCGGGCTGGCTGCCCAACCCGGCCTACCTGCTGGACCGGCACTGGAACTTCCTGGCGCTCAACACCGCGGCGCGCGAGGTCTTCGGCTACCGGCCAGGACTCGCGCACAACTGCCTGATCACCTTCTTCACCTCGGCGGACTGCCGGGTGCGCTGGCCGGGCTGGGTCCCGGCGGCCGCGGACATGGTGGCCGACTTCCGCGCCCAGTCCGCCCGGTTCCCCGACGACGCGCGTTTCGCCGAACTGGCCGCGGACCTGGCCGGTGTGTCGCCGGAGTTCGCCGAGCTGTGGGCGCGGCACGAGGTGTGGGAACGGAGTCAGGGCAGCAAGACCGTGCTCACCCTGCCCGAACTGCCCGGCACCCGCCTGATCCTGCACCTGCCCGCCGCCGGCACCGCCACCGCGGACCGCCTCAGCCAGGTGTTGGCGGCACCCGTATCAGCCGACTCTGGTTGA
- a CDS encoding SDR family NAD(P)-dependent oxidoreductase, translating into MNRFANKVALITGGASGMGLATARLLHAEGATVVLTGRCVEAEYGRLDVLFANAGAGIFKPPAELTEQDVDQLLGVNLKGLFFTVTKALPLLSRGSAIVLNATWTQYRGLGLASMYSATKAAVTNLTHTLGADLAARGIRINSVSPG; encoded by the coding sequence ATGAACCGATTCGCGAACAAGGTCGCGCTGATCACCGGCGGGGCGAGCGGGATGGGCCTGGCCACCGCGCGGCTGCTGCACGCCGAGGGCGCCACCGTGGTGCTCACCGGCCGCTGCGTCGAGGCCGAGTACGGCCGCCTGGACGTGCTCTTCGCCAACGCGGGCGCGGGGATCTTCAAACCCCCCGCCGAACTGACCGAGCAGGACGTCGACCAACTGCTCGGCGTCAACCTCAAGGGCCTGTTCTTCACCGTCACCAAGGCCCTTCCCCTGCTCTCCCGCGGCTCCGCGATCGTGCTCAACGCCACGTGGACCCAGTACCGCGGCCTGGGCCTGGCCTCGATGTACTCCGCCACCAAGGCCGCCGTCACCAACCTGACCCACACCCTGGGCGCCGACCTGGCCGCACGCGGCATCCGGATCAACTCGGTCAGCCCCGGCTAA